Proteins encoded in a region of the Campylobacter geochelonis genome:
- a CDS encoding 4Fe-4S dicluster domain-containing protein, with amino-acid sequence MQEISQDKRREFIKKCGLVFASTVSLQASPNVFTNSKTPRYGMVVDLSRCVGCQSCTASCSMENDVPIAQFRTIVSEYEAKDDKGNGVIASLPRLCNHCQKPACIDVCPTGASYQRQNGIVKVDTQACISCALCVEACPYHARFLNKENLTADKCTLCDHRLRDGLLPACVESCVGASRIVGDLHDENSQIRKFLQTHKTMVLYSPKDTNPQVFYHGISQILAKNEESQEYKRVIHWSEELYVF; translated from the coding sequence ATGCAAGAAATTTCGCAAGATAAAAGGCGCGAATTTATCAAAAAATGCGGTTTAGTTTTTGCCTCAACCGTTTCATTGCAAGCTAGTCCAAACGTTTTTACAAATAGCAAAACCCCAAGATATGGTATGGTTGTAGACTTAAGTAGATGTGTAGGATGTCAGTCTTGCACGGCAAGTTGTAGCATGGAAAATGACGTTCCAATAGCACAGTTTAGAACTATTGTTTCAGAGTATGAAGCTAAAGACGATAAAGGCAATGGCGTTATCGCTTCACTTCCTCGCCTTTGCAACCATTGTCAAAAACCAGCTTGTATTGATGTTTGCCCAACTGGTGCAAGCTATCAAAGACAAAATGGCATAGTCAAAGTTGATACCCAAGCTTGCATTAGTTGCGCTCTTTGCGTTGAAGCCTGTCCATATCACGCTAGATTTTTAAACAAAGAGAACTTAACTGCTGATAAATGCACATTGTGCGATCATAGACTTCGCGATGGGCTGTTGCCAGCTTGCGTTGAGAGCTGTGTTGGTGCAAGCAGGATTGTTGGAGATTTACACGATGAAAACTCACAAATTCGTAAATTTTTACAAACACATAAAACTATGGTGCTTTATAGTCCAAAAGATACAAACCCACAAGTTTTTTACCATGGAATCAGCCAAATTCTAGCCAAAAATGAAGAGAGTCAAGAGTATAAAAGAGTGATTCACTGGAGTGAAGAGCTCTATGTTTTTTAA